In Zygosaccharomyces rouxii strain CBS732 chromosome E complete sequence, the DNA window AGGAAGTTGATCCTCATCTTGAAGTGGGGGCTATTATGAGGAAAGTTTATGAAAACAAACTTCCAGTCCCATtgtttaaaaatttgaagcaaCCAAAGGGAAATGTTGATCCTGATAACTTATTCGATATTGCCGGTTGCATTGGTGGCTTAAGAGCATTTGGTAATGATCATGCTAGGATTGCTCACCACCTCGGACTGAGCAGCGACACCGGTATGAAGGAAATTATAGATCATTTGTTAGaagcaaagaaaagaaagcCTATCCCACCAGTTAAAGTCAATAGAGACTCTGCACCTTGTAAGGagaatattttgaaaggtGATCAAATCAATTTAGAGCAGTTACCTGCGCCCTACCTACATGATGAGGATGGTGGAAAGTATCTTCAAACATATGGGATGTTTGTATTACAGACTCCCGATAAAAGCTGGACCAACTGGTCTATTGCGAGGGCAATGATCCATGACGAAAAACATTTGACAGGATTAGTTATGAATCCTCAACACATTAGACGTGTAGCTGATCAGTGGAAAACCGTCGGGAAGGAAAACGCTGTGCCATTTGCACTGTGTTTTGGTGTTCCTCCAGCTTCTATCTTGGTCAGTTCAATGCCTATTCCAGAAGGAGTCTCTGAAGCAGATTATATTGGTTCTGTTGTAGGCGAACCCATTCAAGTAGTCCAAGCAGAGACTAATCAACTTGAAGTTCCTGCAGAATCTGAAATAGTGCTAGAGGGGACTTTGAATTTAGATCATATGGTCCCGGAGGGCCCCTTTGGAGAGATGCATGGGTATGTGTTCCCTGGTACAGGCCATCCTTGTCCAACTTATACTGTAGAGACAATTTCATATCGGAATAATGCAATTTTGCCTGTTTCTAATCCAGGGCTCTGTACTGATGAAACTCATACGCTAATTGGGTCTTTAGTTGCAGCAGAAGCTAAGCAAATTTGTCTGAACCATCCTGTCCTTTCAAAAATAGTCATGGATGCATTTATGCCATATGAGTCTCAAGTGCTTTGGTTAGCATTCAAAATCAATGTCAAAGAACTTGTAAAATTGAATACTGACAGCAAGTCCCTAGCTGACTTATTTGCAAAGGAAATATATGGCAACAAAGTCGGAATGACCACTCAAGAGATAATTTTAGTCGGTGATGATATTgacatttttaattttaaaaaattaatgTGGGCATATGTGACCAGGCATACTCCTGGAGATGATCAATATTTCTATGACGAATTCGTTGCTTTCCCTCTAGCACCTTTCATCAGTCAGGGCCCTAGAATTAAAACAAAAAGGGGTGGGAATTGTGTTACCGACTGTCTTTTCCCTATTCAGTACAGGGATCCAAATTTCCGATTTGTCACCTGTGACTTTGATTCCTACGATAGTGCCATTCGTGATAAAATCAATCAAAACTGGTCCAATTATGGCTATCAGTAGTCTAGTTCAATAAACTGAAATGGAATATTCTAAATACCTAAGCATAAATAATTGCTAGGTATAGGAAAACATCACGTAGTTTACAACCAGGTATAAAATCCAGGAAAGTTTCAAAAACCTTTGGTATGATCCTTCAAATCTACTTTGTTTCTATTGCGGCTGTGGATATTCCAGAACACTTTGGTTGCTTACGTGCTTTTTTTGGCAGAGGTAATCCAATATAAAGTGAGATTACCCTTAAAGAGCTGAGATACAAACTGCGTAGGCTCTGATTACTTGAAACTTCGATTAGGAACTACAGTTCATAGATGCATTAAATGGTCATGTAATTAGCGATTGAAATGGCTTTTTGAAAGGCAAGTTTCCGGGCCGAGGGGGTTGTTGAGCTGTAATCCATACTAGGCTGGGCATATATTTTCCTATCTATAAGGGTATACTTACTAGTGCTGGTGGTTAGTGGATGGCATAGGTAAATTTAATTGTGTACTAACACAAGCTCAGTTGTTAGCCCCAAACATTTTCTCGGTGATCAGTATCTGCCTTTCTTTATCTCTTGGTATCTTCGGGTAATCGAGATAAAAAATCGATAAAAGACGAGGGGCACTCGAGGATCTTGGAACTTCTTGGCATGCGGTGTAACCAGTGGAAACCGGAGATAAGGATGCATTTTGTCCAAGTACTTTGGGCTCTGTGGGCTCTAGTGACTGCTCAAGAGTCTGTTCCTTGTGTATCGAGATCTCATATAGAGAGACCTCATAAACCCAATGCTTTCAATCGCGGAAATGTCTATACCTTCAGCGACTCCCATACTTTAATGTTTTATTTCGAGCGTAGCTTGCAGATAACATTTGATAGTGGTAGGAATTGGCAAACTGTAGATGTGTTTGGGGAGGATATTTCATGGGTCGATATTGATGAGTTTTATAAAGAGAGAGCGTTCGTAACGACTACGTCTGGTGAGATTCATATGACGGAAGATCAGGGAAGAAGTTGGAAGCAACTTTCTTTACCACAGGAAATCGAAGATGAGAAGGATTGTGTCCTTGACACACATCCTTTCAATACGAATCTTCTATTGCTACATTGCATAATTATACCCGGTAATTTCGAGCTGGAACATAGTCCAGAGACAATCCCAGATTCATCCTCTTTTATGGAAGATATCGCTTACGCTTCTGCTGATGCTGGGAAAAGCTTTAGACGTATTTCGGCgccatttgaagaatatgaagCTACCCAAGACCTAGAATACCGTGGTACTACCTGCCAATTTGCCACTTTATCAAAAGAGTCTATTTTTGATAAGGATGGAATTTATTGCATGCACCAGTTGGAAAGCAGGACGGAAATTCAGAAACAGTCTTCACATCCATATGGTATGAacattggaaagaaaagTTTTAGAGAGACACAGCCCTCAGTTCCAAAAACATACACTATGGGTACCCTGTTTTACACAACGGATTTGGGTCAAAGTACAAAACtgtttgatgaattggaaggCTTCTCGGTTAAAGACGTGTCTATCCTTCCCTTCCATGTTTTGGTAACTACATCAGAGGCCAATGAAGTTGACGGTGCTGCAAACAGACTTTGGGTTTCTACAGGTGGGCCTTTCAAACCTGCATGCCTACCTAAGCGGGTGGCCTATTTACCACAAAGGGTCAGAAAGCCACTGGAGCTTGATCCTGAGAGTATATTATTACGTGCTATTctggaagaagatgagggTCACGGAAAATTCGAGCATTTGCTACTGTCCGATTCTTCCGGTCTCAACTTTTCTCTCATCGATTCCATAGCACAAGAACATGCTCAGCATGTGATGATAAAAAAGCTGGATAACCTCGAGGGAGCAGTATGGGGtgaattcatttttagagAGGTTCATAATCGGATCACGGAATTGGACATGGATGAAACAAAACTTGATAAGAAGgtcaattggtttcaaagaattattgAATTTATAAAGAAGCACATCCTCCACAGGGTGCCCTATATGTTTTTTAGGACTAAAGGAAGCTTTGACAATGGGAACATGTATGATATGTTTTCTAAGACTAAAGGAAGCTTTGACAATGGGAAAACATGGACCAATTTGAAGGTTGTGGATCCATCTGGAACACATAAGcacattttccaatgtGATATCGATGATGTAGAGAACTGTTCTTTCCAGGAAGTTTTTTCTCCTTACTTCGATGCACCTATAAATGAACCGACAGCTGGTATACTCATGGAAACCGGTGTTGTTGGAAAACATGCCCTAAGGttaggtgaagaagataatATGACTTTTATTTCACGAGATGGTGGTTCTTCTTGGGAGGTGGTTTTTGAATTTCCCGTGTCTGCagcatttttggattttgggAACATTATCGTCGCTGTACCGGAGTCTTCTTGTCTAAAAGATTCGTCAGTGGAGAAGTTCTTTTACTCCTTGGATCAGGGCAATAATTGGAGAGAATATTACCTCGATGAACTTACACATGCGTCTAATATCGTACTTGATG includes these proteins:
- the FDC1 gene encoding putative phenylacrylic acid decarboxylase FDC1 (similar to uniprot|Q03034 Saccharomyces cerevisiae YDR539W Hypothetical ORF), with the protein product MAPKLTPVLKFRDFLEALRREGDLVEIFQEVDPHLEVGAIMRKVYENKLPVPLFKNLKQPKGNVDPDNLFDIAGCIGGLRAFGNDHARIAHHLGLSSDTGMKEIIDHLLEAKKRKPIPPVKVNRDSAPCKENILKGDQINLEQLPAPYLHDEDGGKYLQTYGMFVLQTPDKSWTNWSIARAMIHDEKHLTGLVMNPQHIRRVADQWKTVGKENAVPFALCFGVPPASILVSSMPIPEGVSEADYIGSVVGEPIQVVQAETNQLEVPAESEIVLEGTLNLDHMVPEGPFGEMHGYVFPGTGHPCPTYTVETISYRNNAILPVSNPGLCTDETHTLIGSLVAAEAKQICLNHPVLSKIVMDAFMPYESQVLWLAFKINVKELVKLNTDSKSLADLFAKEIYGNKVGMTTQEIILVGDDIDIFNFKKLMWAYVTRHTPGDDQYFYDEFVAFPLAPFISQGPRIKTKRGGNCVTDCLFPIQYRDPNFRFVTCDFDSYDSAIRDKINQNWSNYGYQ
- a CDS encoding uncharacterized protein (some similarities with uniprot|P32319 Saccharomyces cerevisiae YBL017C PEP1 Type I transmembrane sorting receptor for multiple vacuolar hydrolases cycles between the late-Golgi and prevacuolar endosome-like compartments) codes for the protein MRCNQWKPEIRMHFVQVLWALWALVTAQESVPCVSRSHIERPHKPNAFNRGNVYTFSDSHTLMFYFERSLQITFDSGRNWQTVDVFGEDISWVDIDEFYKERAFVTTTSGEIHMTEDQGRSWKQLSLPQEIEDEKDCVLDTHPFNTNLLLLHCIIIPGNFELEHSPETIPDSSSFMEDIAYASADAGKSFRRISAPFEEYEATQDLEYRGTTCQFATLSKESIFDKDGIYCMHQLESRTEIQKQSSHPYGMNIGKKSFRETQPSVPKTYTMGTLFYTTDLGQSTKLFDELEGFSVKDVSILPFHVLVTTSEANEVDGAANRLWVSTGGPFKPACLPKRVAYLPQRVRKPLELDPESILLRAILEEDEGHGKFEHLLLSDSSGLNFSLIDSIAQEHAQHVMIKKLDNLEGAVWGEFIFREVHNRITELDMDETKLDKKVNWFQRIIEFIKKHILHRVPYMFFRTKGSFDNGNMYDMFSKTKGSFDNGKTWTNLKVVDPSGTHKHIFQCDIDDVENCSFQEVFSPYFDAPINEPTAGILMETGVVGKHALRLGEEDNMTFISRDGGSSWEVVFEFPVSAAFLDFGNIIVAVPESSCLKDSSVEKFFYSLDQGNNWREYYLDELTHASNIVLDGWGLNVVIGLGNGKKQPTEYTFYTVDFSEVLGGSACTDNDWEKWYLSDGKCFNGVKYSFNRRKADAQCLMRKTFEELTLNEESCEPRDIKSSI